Within Hyalangium ruber, the genomic segment ACCGAACAGCACCGCGAGCTGGAGGAGCGCTTCGACGCGCTCGAGGCCGAGGAGAGCGCCTCCGAGGCCGAGGAGCGGCGAGAGCAGACCGAGGAGCTGCTGGCCCTGCTGCGGCTGCATTCCAGCCTGGAGGAGCGCTACCTCTACCCGCTGATGGCTCGGGTGGAGGGGCGCGCTCGCGCTCGCGAGGAGGCCGAGGACCATCTGACGATGCGCGAGCTGATGGAGGAGTTGGAGGACCAGTCGCCTGGCTCGCCCGAGTGGTGGGCCTGTTTCACCGCGCTGGAGGACCTCATCGTCGCGCACGTTCGCGAGGAGGAGGCGCAGACCTTCCCGCGCCTGCTCACGGTGCTGGACGAGGGCGAGCAGGACGAGCTGCGCCGAGCCTTCGAGTCCCTGCGTGAGGAGCTCTCCGCGCACGCGCAGGTCTGGCCGCCCGCCAACACGGCTGTGTCAGCGCCGCGCTGGGATGTATGAGCGCCAAGACAACTTTTTGAAATAGAGATTCGACAATCGCTGTCGTGAGAAGTATTGAGGGGCGCGAAAGCGTTCTGAAGCGCTTCAATATCTGTCTCACACGTACCTTTCCGCATACGGAGTTCCCAAGCACATGTCTGTCGACAAAGCGTTCCGAGAGATGATCCGCAACGAAATCGAGGTCCAGCTCAAGCCGCTGCGCGCGGTGATTTCGCGCCTGGAGGCGGGCACCTCGGACCTGGATGCCCTGCGGGACGTGGCGGAGCGGCTGGCGCCGGTGGCTCAGGCGATGGCCCCGCTGTTCGGCGCGCAGGTCGCGAAGCCGGCCAAGCGCGGCCCTGGCCGTCCGGCGAAGGTGGCGGCTCCGGTTTCCTCGGGCGGTGGCAAGCGCCGCGGCCGCAAGCCGTCGGGCGACGCCGGGCGCGACTGCGCCATCATCGGCTGCGGTTCGCCCAGCCGCACCAAGGGCTACTGCGCGGCGCACTACCAGAAGCTGCGCATGCTGACCAAGACCAACCGCCGTCCGTCGGCGTGGGTGGACTACGCCGAGCCCAACAGCGTCGAGGACATCAAGCTGCCCCGTGGTCGCGCCGCCTCCAAGGCGCTGGCCGCGGCCGCCTCCGGTGGCAGCTCGACCTGACAGGTTGGGTTGAACACGTGAAACGTTAAGACAGTCGGCCCCCTGACAATCCCTCTCCTCTCAAGGGGAGCGGTGTCTGGGGGCCGCTGAGTTGTCTCACCGGTGCGGCGCGAGGACCATTGCGCCCGGTGGCGCGTGGGGGCATGAAGGGCCTCCACATGAACAAGCGAGACATGGAGCCTGGCATCCTCACGGAGCTGGCCGGCCACACGACGTACGGGGAGTACCTGCAGCTGGACCGATTGCTGGCCACGCAGGTGCCGCGTTCGCAGCCGCCGCACCATGATGAGATGCTCTTCATCATCCAGCATCAGACGAGCGAGCTGTGGATGAAGCTGCTCATCCACGAGCTGACGGCGTGCATCCGCTACGTGCAGTCGGACAAGCTGGAGCCCTCGTTCAAGATCTTCGCGCGGGTGGGCCACATCCAGCGGATGCTCTTCGAGCAGTGGAGCGTGCTGGAGACGCTCACGCCCAACGAGTACCTGGAGTTCCGCGCGGCGCTGGGGCACGCCTCGGGCTTCCAGAGCTTCCAGTACCACGTGGTGGAGATGCTGCTGGGCATGAAGGAGGCCAAGGTGCTGGGGCCCTTCAAGCACGTGCCGGCGCAGCACGCGGAGCTGGAGCGGATGCTGGAGTCGCCGAGCCTGTATGACGAGTTCCTGCGCCACCTGTCTCGGATGGGGCACCCGGTGCCCGCGGACCGGGTGCAGCGCGACTGGCGCCAGCCGTACGAGCGCAGCGAGGCCGTGGTGGAGGTGTTTCGCCGCATCTACGAGAACACCGAGAAGCACTGGGATGCGTATGAGATGTGCGAGAAGCTGGTGGACACCGAGGAGCGGTTCCAACTCTGGCGCTACCGACACATGATGAC encodes:
- a CDS encoding hemerythrin domain-containing protein, with protein sequence MGPFDLLTEQHRELEERFDALEAEESASEAEERREQTEELLALLRLHSSLEERYLYPLMARVEGRARAREEAEDHLTMRELMEELEDQSPGSPEWWACFTALEDLIVAHVREEEAQTFPRLLTVLDEGEQDELRRAFESLREELSAHAQVWPPANTAVSAPRWDV
- a CDS encoding cell wall protein, which codes for MSVDKAFREMIRNEIEVQLKPLRAVISRLEAGTSDLDALRDVAERLAPVAQAMAPLFGAQVAKPAKRGPGRPAKVAAPVSSGGGKRRGRKPSGDAGRDCAIIGCGSPSRTKGYCAAHYQKLRMLTKTNRRPSAWVDYAEPNSVEDIKLPRGRAASKALAAAASGGSST
- a CDS encoding tryptophan 2,3-dioxygenase, whose translation is MNKRDMEPGILTELAGHTTYGEYLQLDRLLATQVPRSQPPHHDEMLFIIQHQTSELWMKLLIHELTACIRYVQSDKLEPSFKIFARVGHIQRMLFEQWSVLETLTPNEYLEFRAALGHASGFQSFQYHVVEMLLGMKEAKVLGPFKHVPAQHAELERMLESPSLYDEFLRHLSRMGHPVPADRVQRDWRQPYERSEAVVEVFRRIYENTEKHWDAYEMCEKLVDTEERFQLWRYRHMMTVMRIIGFKQGTGGSSGVTFLRRALDTRFFPELWDVRTELSPVPVRRPG